GTCGTGCAGACATCCCACATCATGCTGCAGTGTGGCAGAAATCATGTCTGTGCTTTACTTCTACACCATGAAGTACCGCCCTGAAGACCCAAGGAACTTCAACAGCGACCGCTTCATCCTGTCCAAGGTGAGAGTCTTCCCGATCTGAACAGATGTCTAAATGCTTTACAGATTTTTACTCTTTTCCTTAAATTACTTCACTGTGGTTTGACAAAAGATaacgattgtgattgatttttaATCCACAGGGTCATGCTGCTCCGGCCCTGTACTCCATGTGGGTTGAAACAGGCTTCCTAAAGGACAGCGAACTGCTCAGTTTGTGCCAGGTTGATTCTTCCCTAGAGGGCCACCCAGCACCTGTAAGCTGGCActtactttacaaaaccttaGTAATCATCTAATGGAGCACAATGTACACAACAGTgtacccatttttttttttaagtctgtgtctgtgtgtgttgtgtgcattcCAGAAGCAGCAAATTGTGGATGTAGCCACTGGCTCCTTGGGGCAGGGTCTTGGCGTGGCCTGTGGAATGGCTTACACTGGGAAATACTTTGACAAGTCCAGGTAATCTATGtgggcacgcacgcacgcgcacacacacacacacacatacacacacacacatacacacacacacacacacacacacacacacacacacacacacacacacacacatacatacaagaAAGAAATACCTCTGGATTGACCATTTTAGTTATTCTATATGCAATTAGTTTTTCTtgttaatttgcatattagatttcttgcatacatttaaaaagcccTCGCCTTGTATAAATAAACACTGACTCATTTTGAGGTTTTGAGGTTTTCTTTGCAACATAATTCTTTCAAATGTTCAATGATAAGGATTTTCCAATTTTGTGGGTGTGTGCTGCAGCTGTATGCTCTGCTCTCACGATTCTTCTGCTCTGATAATCACAGGCCTAGGAGCCATATCTCACTCCAAGCTGATTTAATCTCAGAAtcacaaactgaaaaaatgttttctcattttttttatcttttgtaatGGTGGCAAGAAAAACATTGAGTgaaacatctactgtatgtagaGTAAAAAGTCGAGCCATCTGATAATAGTTGACCCATATGACAAACTTTATTACCGAtttctttataaaataataatgataatttgtAGCATTTAAACACTCTTTGGGATTCCTATGGGAGACATGTTTCAGAGGCAGGTGTGAAACCCAGCAGTCACACCTTAAAAGGCTTACAAGCTTTTATCACGTGAAAGCTGGTCACCCACCAACTAATGGAGAAAGAATCAATCAGACTCAAAAAGTGTAAGAGAACATTTATGTGAGATTTGCAATGCCCACACTCATCTGAACAAACAGCACTCACACAggtatacacacaaacacacacacacacacacgcatgcattcacacacacacatgtgcaatCGCGTAATCTCCCATTGTTCTCCAACTCAGTTACCGTGTGTTCTGCCTGATGGGGGATGGTGAGATGTCAGAGGGTGCTGTTTGGGAGGCCATGTCGTTCGCCTCCTACTACCAGCTTGACAACCTGGTGGCCATCATGGACATCAACCGTCTGGGCCAAAGTGATTCGGCACCCCTGCAGCATCACGTAGAGAAATATCAAAAACGATGTGAAGCTTTTGGGTAACAGTGCATAAAAGTGAAATTTCATGTTGCAATCAACGCTGATTGTGTCAATGTACTGTTTATGCTGTGTTGAAAGATTGTGATTAATGTGGTGATAATATGTTCTCAATATGATACAATGTGTGTAGATGGCACGCAATCATTGTAGATGGACACAGTGTGGAGGAACTTTGCAAGGCTCTGAGCCAACCACGTCATCAGCCCACTGCCATCATTGCTAAAACCATTAAGGGCAAAGGCATTCCAGGTAACACTCACTGTCCACTCCTCATCTGCAAATGCATTGCTTTCAAACTTGTGAACATTACATAACAAGCCTAAGTGTGTCAACCTTCCACCAAACTGTGTTTAAATCTAACAATGTGATGCTGTATGTATGTGGTTTCAGCTGCAGAGGATAAGCTGGGGTGGCATGCCAAGCCTCTGCCCAAAGACATGGCCGAGATGGTTGTGAAGGATCTGCAGAGCCGCATCATGAACAGCAGCAAGCACCTGTACCCTCCTGTTCCCATCGAGGACTCCCCACCGGTCAGCCTGAGGAACATCAGGATGCCAAGCGCACCCAGCTACAAGATTGGTGAAAAGGTTTGTCATCTCCAAATAGTATGTTCACACAGTGTTTAATAAAACCAGGGAAGAAAACTATTAAATTCTTTATAAAGATTAGCCAACAATCTTAGTCGATGATTGGTTTGTTTGGTATCACATCTTTATAGATTGCCACACGGAAGGCGTATGGGATGGCGTTGGCCAAGTTAGGCCGCTACAATGAACGTGTGGTGGCCCTTGATGGAGACACCAACAACCTCACCTACTCTGAGATCTTTAAAAATGAGCATCCCAACCGCTTTGTGGAGTGCTACATCGCTCAGCAGAACATGGTATGATCCCTCATGAATCTACAGAATTAAGAATACTtcataaagacatttttcaagAAGTAAATTATTATTGACATAGCCATTGTTTTGTTAACAAAGCTATCTTTGGTGCATGGTATTTTTGGTCTAAtgctctgtctttttctttttttaaagctcagtAGCATTATTTTGCTGAGTAAATTGCTCTTATTTAGCTCTAACTGGATATGAGTAGGGCCTTATAGCTCACATCTGCGAGTCTGTGCCTGTGTTATTTAATTATACATGACTTGTCTATCCATAATGTAAGGATAGGCAAAGATGGACCCATTTGGCCTTCTTATGGCCAATGTGGCTGCTGCTGACATCTTCTTCTGCCTATGTCATTATTTCATCTGGGACTAAATTAATAATTTGGAGAGAGGCGATCAGACATTAATTCCTTGTGCTGTCATGGCTCCAGCAGCAGCCACCTCCAATGTAGGTTAGGCGTGTGTGATGATAAGCAGTCATGACAAGTGTAGTCAGAAGTAAAATATTAATCAGCGCAGAGGGTGGGACCATCTGGCTGAATGCATGAGAAACATTGAATGGCAAAACATCTGTGGCTTCTAGAAATGAGATGAAAACccattgcattttaaatattaaacactCAATGACAATTATTGAAACACTTGATTTGTTAAAGACACAgataaatgtacttttacagTATTATTAGTGTCATCCTTTTCTAGGTTTGGATGAAACAACTGCTAGCTTAAATGCCCTTAGATAagtggttttctttctttgattaTATCTCTAAGAActtcacatcacatcacaatTGCACTTTCATGGATGTTTAGTTGTTGCTTTTAGACAAAGCAAGAAAAGAAGTTGTGGGATTGGGGAGAGTTTTGGACACAGGACCAAGGAAATTGTTTGGAAGAAGAGGTATGCCAGTGATTCTACACATATGGGAAAATAAGCTCCAGAGCTTTGGAGTCATTGAATCTTGACTTAACATGGTTTTCTGTTCAAAGAGGCTTTCAAATATGGTTTGTGTTGCAGATAGTTGACCCTCTGGGTGATCTTTTGGGGACCAAGCATATGTGACCTGTGGAATCTCTTGAGCTTTGGTATAGGTACTAAGATACAATACATTCCTTTCCCAGGTCAGTGTTGCCGTGGGATGTGCTGCCCGTGAAAGGAACGTTGTGTTTGCTAGCACTCTCGCTTCCTTTTTCACCCGTGCCTACGACCAGCTCCGCATGGCAGCCATCTCAGAAAGCAACATCAACCTGTGTGGCTCCCACTGCGGTCTGTCCACCGGTTAGTAAACTGGTGCTGATGTGCCAGGCACACCACAACCCCTCTCACACCCCTACCTCACTCACACCTTCACGAAAAACACCTTTATTCCCCTCACAGT
The Etheostoma cragini isolate CJK2018 chromosome 4, CSU_Ecrag_1.0, whole genome shotgun sequence genome window above contains:
- the tkta gene encoding transketolase, which gives rise to MEDYHKPDQQTVQALRNIANRLRINSIKATTAAGSGHPTSCCSVAEIMSVLYFYTMKYRPEDPRNFNSDRFILSKGHAAPALYSMWVETGFLKDSELLSLCQVDSSLEGHPAPKQQIVDVATGSLGQGLGVACGMAYTGKYFDKSSYRVFCLMGDGEMSEGAVWEAMSFASYYQLDNLVAIMDINRLGQSDSAPLQHHVEKYQKRCEAFGWHAIIVDGHSVEELCKALSQPRHQPTAIIAKTIKGKGIPAAEDKLGWHAKPLPKDMAEMVVKDLQSRIMNSSKHLYPPVPIEDSPPVSLRNIRMPSAPSYKIGEKIATRKAYGMALAKLGRYNERVVALDGDTNNLTYSEIFKNEHPNRFVECYIAQQNMVSVAVGCAARERNVVFASTLASFFTRAYDQLRMAAISESNINLCGSHCGLSTGEEGPSVMGLEDVAMFRALPTSTIFYPCDGVSTEKAVELAATTKGVCYIRTSRQDSAIIYNSSEDFHVGQAKVVYQSKEDQVTVVAAGVTLHEALAAAEHLKKERISVRVIDPFTIKPLDVKTIMDHTRATRGRILTVEDHYYEGGLGEAVSSAMVNESGFNLHRLAVSHIPRSGKPHELLKIYGIDREAITQAVRKMLSSSTNAK